A stretch of the Siniperca chuatsi isolate FFG_IHB_CAS linkage group LG24, ASM2008510v1, whole genome shotgun sequence genome encodes the following:
- the cep70 gene encoding centrosomal protein of 70 kDa isoform X7, which produces MDMDSRTAHFLQSRNKTYVYLWTYRQFQQEQVEWDDVNKLLQHHGFKPVHFADPLENKSLSDLVLLDKKSAGEIRMTLRTMLTDSERRQALIQELIKSNNQLKEEVHEHMSRAAQQSQRATELEGLLDVVKTRVQDLEDRYLGKAVQQHSHTQQLQQEKQETQKLCQVLEQKLSKQREEAAQLQRKLYFTIKEEERRLAQQSQTFQRICNKVSQQNSPADKQLLDVIDFYETKMTQLMDELRSVKGQPEASEAAHQTRIKKASSNAFQEQQKGSKTQIEELKREVERLKQELETRLPKDDNTTEISENISGQATEASLCAHYRHLLNEISTVVTNPKAPLRLHRQKSSSVGLELAEFQTLLPSLEVWAQQLHLLKDLQRALNKLTGRLMPGQLSDGGCNAAEAVKVEDMMLLVDTMLENISTDNEKVLRSPTRYTLGSMVSHFQKLFDVTSLSGVYPRMNEVYTRLGEMTNTMRNLRDVLELDSRVPPAEVVNQVARLVSSTENTAGFHNLLSDVDVDSIIVKVKQHDEFFPAFHGLIMEILQTLGVSDLDDILPALKSLKQTAQ; this is translated from the exons ATGGACATGGACAGCAGGACAGCACATTTTTTGCAATCAAGAAATAAGACATATGTTTATCTGTGGACTTACAGGCAGTTCCAG CAGGAGCAGGTAGAATGGGATGATGTGAATAAACTTCTGCAGCATCATGGTTTTAAGCCAGTGCATTTTGCAGATCCCTTAGAGAATAAGAGCCTTTCGG ATTTGGTTCTGCTGGACAAGAAGTCAGCTGGTGAGATCAGGATGACTCTGAGGACGATGCTCACAGACTCAGAGAGAAGACAGGCCCTCATCCAGGAGCTCATCAAATCTAACAACCAACTCAA aGAGGAGGTTCATGAGCACATGAGTCGAGCGGCTCAACAGTCTCAGAGGGCCACAGAGCTGGAGGGGCTGCTGGACGTTGTGAAGACTAGAGTCCAGGACCTGGAGGACCGCTACCTCGGCAAGGCTGTCCAGCAGCACAGCCacacacaacaactgcagcaggaaaaacaagaaacacag AAACTGTGTCAGGTTCTGGAGCAGAAACTGTCTAAACAGAGGGAGGAAGCAGCTCAGCTTCAGAGAAAACTTTATTTCACCatcaaagaagaagagcgaCGATTGGCTCAACAGAGTCAGACTTTCCAGCGCATCTGCAACAAAGTCAGCCAGCAGAACTCCCCAGCAGACAAACA GCTGTTGGATGTGATTGACTTCTATGAGACTAAAATGACTCAGCTGATGGATGAGCTCAG ATCTGTCAAAGGACAACCAGAAGCATCTGAAGCGGCTCATCAGACAAGAATCAAGAAGGCATCCAGCAAT GCGTTCCAAGAACAGCAAAAGGGAAGCAAAACTCAAATAGAAGAGCTAAAGAGGGAGGTTGAGCGCCTGAAGCAAGAGTTGGAGACGAG ATTGCCTAAAGACGACAACACCACTGAGATCAGTGAGAACATCAGTGGCCAAGCTACAGAGGCCAGTCTGTGTGCCCACTATCGCCAT CTGCTGAATGAGATCAGTACTGTTGTGACCAATCCCAAAGCTCCGTTACGACTGCACAGACAGAAATCCTCCTCTGTTGGTTTGGAGCTGGCTGAGTTTCAGACTCTGCTCCCCTCACTGGAGGTCTGGGCCCAGCAGCTCCACCTACTGAAG GATCTCCAACGGGCTTTAAATAAACTGACTGGCAGACTGATGCCCGGGCAGCTGTCTGATGGTGGCTGTAATGCTGCAGAAGCAGTGAAGGTGGAGGACATGATGTTGCTGGTGGACACCATGCTGGAAAACATCTCGACTGATAATGAGAAG GTGCTCAGGAGTCCCACTCGATACACTCTGGGCTCCATGGTGTCTCACTTCCAGAAGCTGTTTGACGTGACCTCCCTCAGCGGAGTGTACCCACGTATGAACGAGGTCTACACCAGGCTGGGAGAGATGACCAACACCATGAGGAACCTCCGAGATGTTCTAGAGCTAG ACAGCAGGGTTCCTCCTGCTGAGGTGGTGAACCAGGTGGCCAGACTGGTGTCCTCCACTGAAAACACTGCTGGATTCCATAATCTGCTGTCAGATGTTGACGTTGACAG TATCATCGTCAAAGTGAAGCAGCACGACGAGTTCTTCCCCGCTTTCCATGGCCTCATTATGGAAATTTTACAGACTCTAG
- the cep70 gene encoding centrosomal protein of 70 kDa isoform X8, producing MTLRTMLTDSERRQALIQELIKSNNQLKEEVHEHMSRAAQQSQRATELEGLLDVVKTRVQDLEDRYLGKAVQQHSHTQQLQQEKQETQKLCQVLEQKLSKQREEAAQLQRKLYFTIKEEERRLAQQSQTFQRICNKVSQQNSPADKQLLDVIDFYETKMTQLMDELRSVKGQPEASEAAHQTRIKKASSNVSPSFKTILKAFQEQQKGSKTQIEELKREVERLKQELETRPTRKEVKIYKHKLIRLEGLNKHNNTRLPKDDNTTEISENISGQATEASLCAHYRHLLNEISTVVTNPKAPLRLHRQKSSSVGLELAEFQTLLPSLEVWAQQLHLLKDLQRALNKLTGRLMPGQLSDGGCNAAEAVKVEDMMLLVDTMLENISTDNEKVLRSPTRYTLGSMVSHFQKLFDVTSLSGVYPRMNEVYTRLGEMTNTMRNLRDVLELDSRVPPAEVVNQVARLVSSTENTAGFHNLLSDVDVDSIIVKVKQHDEFFPAFHGLIMEILQTLGVSDLDDILPALKSLKQTAQ from the exons ATGACTCTGAGGACGATGCTCACAGACTCAGAGAGAAGACAGGCCCTCATCCAGGAGCTCATCAAATCTAACAACCAACTCAA aGAGGAGGTTCATGAGCACATGAGTCGAGCGGCTCAACAGTCTCAGAGGGCCACAGAGCTGGAGGGGCTGCTGGACGTTGTGAAGACTAGAGTCCAGGACCTGGAGGACCGCTACCTCGGCAAGGCTGTCCAGCAGCACAGCCacacacaacaactgcagcaggaaaaacaagaaacacag AAACTGTGTCAGGTTCTGGAGCAGAAACTGTCTAAACAGAGGGAGGAAGCAGCTCAGCTTCAGAGAAAACTTTATTTCACCatcaaagaagaagagcgaCGATTGGCTCAACAGAGTCAGACTTTCCAGCGCATCTGCAACAAAGTCAGCCAGCAGAACTCCCCAGCAGACAAACA GCTGTTGGATGTGATTGACTTCTATGAGACTAAAATGACTCAGCTGATGGATGAGCTCAG ATCTGTCAAAGGACAACCAGAAGCATCTGAAGCGGCTCATCAGACAAGAATCAAGAAGGCATCCAGCAATGTTAGTCCATCTTTCAAAACCATTCTGAAG GCGTTCCAAGAACAGCAAAAGGGAAGCAAAACTCAAATAGAAGAGCTAAAGAGGGAGGTTGAGCGCCTGAAGCAAGAGTTGGAGACGAG GCCGACACGCAAAGAAGTGAAGATCTATAAACACAAACTCATCCGTTTGGAGGggttaaacaaacacaataacacaag ATTGCCTAAAGACGACAACACCACTGAGATCAGTGAGAACATCAGTGGCCAAGCTACAGAGGCCAGTCTGTGTGCCCACTATCGCCAT CTGCTGAATGAGATCAGTACTGTTGTGACCAATCCCAAAGCTCCGTTACGACTGCACAGACAGAAATCCTCCTCTGTTGGTTTGGAGCTGGCTGAGTTTCAGACTCTGCTCCCCTCACTGGAGGTCTGGGCCCAGCAGCTCCACCTACTGAAG GATCTCCAACGGGCTTTAAATAAACTGACTGGCAGACTGATGCCCGGGCAGCTGTCTGATGGTGGCTGTAATGCTGCAGAAGCAGTGAAGGTGGAGGACATGATGTTGCTGGTGGACACCATGCTGGAAAACATCTCGACTGATAATGAGAAG GTGCTCAGGAGTCCCACTCGATACACTCTGGGCTCCATGGTGTCTCACTTCCAGAAGCTGTTTGACGTGACCTCCCTCAGCGGAGTGTACCCACGTATGAACGAGGTCTACACCAGGCTGGGAGAGATGACCAACACCATGAGGAACCTCCGAGATGTTCTAGAGCTAG ACAGCAGGGTTCCTCCTGCTGAGGTGGTGAACCAGGTGGCCAGACTGGTGTCCTCCACTGAAAACACTGCTGGATTCCATAATCTGCTGTCAGATGTTGACGTTGACAG TATCATCGTCAAAGTGAAGCAGCACGACGAGTTCTTCCCCGCTTTCCATGGCCTCATTATGGAAATTTTACAGACTCTAG